CACGTACTCCATTGAAAATGGGCTCGACCAGGTGCCGGCGGTTGCGACCAAGGTCGGCGGGCTGAAGGTGATCCAGGGCATCTGGCTCGGAAGCAACCGCGCCAAGAACTTTGCGCAAGTGGCGACCGCGGTCCGTCTCACCAAGGAATTCCCCGACACCATCTCCGCGCTCGTCGTCGGCAATGAAGTGCTTCTGCGTGGCGAGATGACGACGCAGGACCTCATCGCGATCATCCGTTCGGTCAAGGCGCAGGTCACCGTGCCCGTGACTTATGCCGACGTTTGGGAGTACTGGCTGAAGAACCGCGAGGTCTATGACGCCGTCGACTTCGTCACCATTCACATCCTGCCTTATTGGGAGGACGTGCCGGTAAAGGCGAAATTCGCCTCGTCCCATGTCGAGGCGATCCGCGAACGGATGGCGGCGGCGTTCCCTGACAAGGAGATCCTGATCGGCGAAACCGGCTGGCCGAGCGAAGGCCGCATGCGCGATGGCGCGCTGCCGTCGCGCACCAACCAGGCGCGCGTCGTCTCGGAGATCCTGGCGCTCGCGAAGTCGCAGAAGTTTCGCGTCAATCTCATCGAGGCCTATGACCAGCCGTGGAAGCGGCGGCTCGAAGGCACCGTCGGCGGCTATTGGGGCCTGCTCGATTCCGTGCGGCGCCAGCTGAAATATCCGCCGGGCGAGCCGATCAGCAATTTCCCCCTGTGGAAATGGTACATGGGATCAGGCATGGGCCTCAGCGTGCTGGTGTTCGCGGTCGCCGGCATCACGCTGCGGCGCCGGCCCTGGACGCCGCGCTTCTCGGCCTGGCTTGCCGTCGGCATCTCCGCGACATCGGCGGGCATCCTGCTCGGGATCGCGGCCGACAAGATGTACTACGAGAGCTACGGCTGGGGCGGCTGGCTGCAATGGGGTGCGCTGCTGCTGGCCGGCATCTTCTCGCCGATTTTCTGCGCGCAGGCGCTCGTCATCGGCCGCAACCTGCCAAGCTTCCTCGACCTGCTCGGTCCGCGCGAGGGCCGCAAATGGTCGAAGCTTTCGGCCGTGCTCGGCCTGACCCTGGCGGTGACGGCTGTGATCGCGGCCGAGACCGCGCTCGGCTTCGTGTTCGATCCGCGCTACCGCGACTTCCCCTATGCCTCGCTGACGATGGCGGTGGTGCCGTTCGCACTGCTGATGCTGAACCGGCCGCAGATCGGCGTGCGCCCGATCGCGGAATCGGTGTTCGCCGGGCTATTGGCGGTGTCGGCGGTCTACGTGTTTCTGAACGAAGGTCGCGAAAATTGGCAGGCGATGTGGACCTGCGCGATCTATCTCCTGTTCGCGCTCACGCTGTGGCGGGCGCGGGCCGAGCAAAGCCAAGGATGAGCAGGCCGATCGCAAGGCCTGCCAGCACGATGTTGTAGAGCACGATGCCAAGGCCGGCTGCGACCACGCCGAGCGTGAGCAGCACGATCGAGGGCCGCATCAGATTAAGCGTCGCGATCACGAGTGCGACGATGCCGAAGACCGAGTTCTTGAACAGCGACGTCGACACCGAGCGCGCCTTGCAGATCATGGTCTGCAAGCCGGCGTCGCAGGCGAGCGCCACCGTCGAGAACTCGATCGCGAGATAGCGCACATAGAGCGCCCAGCCGACGGTGACGAAACCGACGACGATGAGAAACTGGACCTGATAGGGCGTGAGGCGAAACGGCTTCTTTGTCATGGGCGCAATATGGTCGGGATGGCGGGTGGGAGCAACAGGGGCGGGGCATTTTTACGCCGGCCGCACGGCTCGGCCCGCTGGCTTTGCTGCTGCATTCCGCGCGCATCGGAACCGTAGCGATACGGATTTGCGAAAGTTCTGACCTGCCCTAGCTTTCGATCGGAACGCGCGGGGCGTGATTGCTGATTCGATATCAGGAACCGATCACCTCGTTCAAGAGCGCGCTGGTGAGGACGCGAACGGGGTTGGCAATGACTGAAGCGTTGCAGATCAATTTTGCACTATGGGGCATGATCATCTGCGCGGCGATCAAGATCAGCCATCTGATGGCCTTTTAGTCGATCGCATCGGTCACCAGATCGTGGCGCGCAAGCATGGATAGGATGTAGCCCCGGCGTCGTTCGCGCGCCTCTGGGCTCCGGCTCGTCAATCGAGTGCCTTGATCACCCTACCGCCTGAAGAACGACGATATCGTCGAAGCCGCCGACGCTGTCTCCGGTGGCTTGGCTGCGGCGGCCGCCGGCTGCGGCGCCGGCTCCTCGCGCTTTGACGAGCGTTTGGAGGAGTAGCTGCGGCGATGTTTTTCGGGCTTGGCGGTCGGTGCGGGCGCGGCCGTGGGCGTCGCCTCGGCCTGCGGCACCGACTCCTGGGTCTTCTCGGAATTCTTCTCCGATCCCTTGCCCTGTCGCTTATCCCCGGATTTGTCCGCGCTACCGCGCATCGACAGGCGTTGGCCGTCGAAGACCGTCGTCTCGCAATGACGGTCGCTTTCGGCAAGGCCCGCGCAGAGCTTTGCGGCGGCGGCGGCGTTGATCAGTGGACCGGCACCGAGCCGGAGCTGCATGCCGAGGCCGTTCGAGCCTTCCTTGATCATGATGATCGGGCGGAGTGCTGATATCTCGGGGTTGGACTTGCTCAGCCCGCGCCAGAGCGCGCGCAAGCCGTCGACCGAATTGGCACCGCCGAGCTCGATGGCAAAACGGGTCTGCTGAACTGTGATGGCGGGCGCGTCGGTTTCTGCTGCCTCAGCCGGCTTGGCTGATGCCGCTGCGACTTCGGTCGGAGCTGGCGCCGGTTCGGGCTTCTTGTCGGCGGCTTTCTCGGCCGACTCCGGCTGAATCAGTTTCGACGCCGCGGGATCGGGCGGTGCCATGATCGACTTCTGCGGCACCAATGGAAGAATGGGGACATTCGATGCCGTGGCCGGCGACTGCGGAACCAGCGAGGCAGCGGCCGCGGTCTGTGGCGGCGGGCTCGACTGATCCTTCATAGCCTCTTTCGAGCTGTCCTTGCTCGAGCTGTCCCTGCTCGCGACGTCCTTGGGCTCCTTGCCGGAAGCGGCGCGCGGCTTGTCGACCAGCGAGGCGGCCGTCGATGCGACCGGTGCGACCTCCGGTGCCGGCGTCGCCGGCTGTGCGGTGGCGACGGGGGCGTCCTGCGGCTTCTCGGCTGGCGCTGGCTGGGATGTCGCGTTCTGCTTGGCGATGGCGCCGGTGACGGAATCGAGTCCCTGCTCGAGCACCGTGACGCGCGAATAGAGCCGGTCGCGATCGGTGTTCAGGGTGTCGATTGCGGAGGCGAGGCGGCGGGCTTCTAGCTCGCTTTGCTTGGTCAGCACCTGAATCTGATCGGACTGGCGGGCGAGATCGGCGGAGGCAACCTGGTCGCGCCGCCAGCCAAGTTGCGCCTGGTTGGCCATCACGGCGACCACGACGGCGCCCACGGCGGTGACGCCCCACGAGCCAAGCCGCCACAGCATGCGACGATCGAACGCGCCTTCCTCGGCCAAAAATCCGGAGAACAGCCCGCCGGTCTCCTTGTCGCCGAAGGCATCCGCCAGTGGGTCGGAATCCTTTGCCATGAACGTTAAGTGCCCAGCCCTGTCTGGCTTCCCCGAATCAATCAAGGAACATTAACAGGAAAACCCACCCGCACTTGAATTCCGGTCGTTTGCGGGGGTAGCAAGGCGGCAAGCTCAGGCGGCATCGGCGTGTCGCCCGTCGAGTTGATGATCGATTCGGCCATATTTGACAGGATTGCGATGACCATCCGCTCAAGCCTCACGATCGTGCTCGCCGCCGGCGAGGGCACACGCATGCGATCCAACCTGCCGAAAGTGCTGCATTGCGTCGCCCACCAGTCGTTGCTGGCCCATGTGCTTGGCGCCGCTCCACAGGGAACCGGCACCGCGCTCGCGGTCGTGATCGGTCCTGATCATCAGGCCGTCGCGGACGAGGCAAAGCGTATCCGCCCCGACGCGCTCATCTTCGTGCAAGCCGAGCGGCTCGGTACCGCGCATGCGGTGCTGGCGGCGCGTGAGGCCATTGCGCGCGGCGTCGACGATATC
This genomic interval from Bradyrhizobium guangzhouense contains the following:
- a CDS encoding beta-(1-6) glucans synthase, translating into MWWWLATPITLARAPIDPNDKVQCVSYAPFRGEQTPLNPWTQIEADQIEQDLRQLKQITDCVRTYSIENGLDQVPAVATKVGGLKVIQGIWLGSNRAKNFAQVATAVRLTKEFPDTISALVVGNEVLLRGEMTTQDLIAIIRSVKAQVTVPVTYADVWEYWLKNREVYDAVDFVTIHILPYWEDVPVKAKFASSHVEAIRERMAAAFPDKEILIGETGWPSEGRMRDGALPSRTNQARVVSEILALAKSQKFRVNLIEAYDQPWKRRLEGTVGGYWGLLDSVRRQLKYPPGEPISNFPLWKWYMGSGMGLSVLVFAVAGITLRRRPWTPRFSAWLAVGISATSAGILLGIAADKMYYESYGWGGWLQWGALLLAGIFSPIFCAQALVIGRNLPSFLDLLGPREGRKWSKLSAVLGLTLAVTAVIAAETALGFVFDPRYRDFPYASLTMAVVPFALLMLNRPQIGVRPIAESVFAGLLAVSAVYVFLNEGRENWQAMWTCAIYLLFALTLWRARAEQSQG